A single genomic interval of Planktothrix sp. FACHB-1365 harbors:
- a CDS encoding response regulator, whose amino-acid sequence MQDIGFILIVDDNPTNLSVLSQTLKGEGFSVRVAEDGESALQLVERKQPALILLDVQMPGIDGFETCKKLKSDPKNQGIPIIFLTALTDVENKVKGLSLGAVDYISKPFEKEEVLARVRVHLQLKQLTETLEQQVAERTAALEKTQIQLVQQEKLSSLGQLVTGIAHEINNPISCIINNLPLAQDYVRDLADILTLCQTSYEQLPIPLQEAIFKADLDFILKDLPQLLNSIKISADRIKDISISLRNFARSDSSTQVLFDLHEGLDSTLLILSHRLKPVGKRAAIQLVKEYGNLPLVECYPSQLNQVFMNVLANAIDAIEEAGQQGEMKNQIPTLKICTTQPDPQSILIEISDNGMGIPEEILPRVFEPLFTTKPMGHGTGLGLVIAYQIIEKHQGKLNLDSTPGQGTNVKIWLPATS is encoded by the coding sequence ATGCAAGACATTGGTTTTATCTTGATTGTTGATGACAATCCTACTAATTTATCGGTCTTATCTCAAACCTTAAAGGGTGAAGGATTTTCAGTGCGAGTCGCAGAAGATGGAGAAAGTGCGTTGCAATTAGTGGAGCGCAAACAACCCGCTTTAATTTTATTAGATGTGCAAATGCCCGGTATTGATGGGTTTGAAACGTGTAAAAAATTAAAATCTGATCCTAAAAATCAAGGAATTCCGATTATTTTTTTAACCGCGTTAACGGATGTTGAAAATAAAGTCAAAGGACTTTCTCTAGGAGCAGTTGATTATATTTCTAAACCTTTTGAAAAAGAAGAGGTATTAGCCAGAGTTCGAGTGCATTTACAACTGAAACAACTTACAGAAACCCTAGAACAACAAGTTGCGGAACGCACTGCTGCTTTAGAAAAAACCCAAATTCAATTGGTACAACAAGAAAAACTTTCGAGTTTGGGACAATTAGTAACGGGAATTGCCCATGAGATTAATAATCCGATTAGTTGTATTATCAATAATCTTCCGTTAGCTCAAGACTATGTTCGGGATCTAGCTGATATTTTAACTTTATGTCAAACTTCTTATGAGCAACTGCCAATTCCCCTACAAGAGGCAATCTTTAAAGCAGATTTAGATTTTATTTTAAAGGATTTACCTCAATTACTAAATTCCATAAAAATTAGTGCTGATCGAATTAAAGATATTTCGATTTCCTTAAGAAATTTTGCTCGTTCTGATTCCTCAACTCAAGTTTTATTTGATCTTCATGAAGGCCTTGATAGCACTTTATTGATTTTGAGTCATCGCCTCAAACCCGTAGGGAAACGAGCCGCTATTCAATTAGTTAAAGAATATGGGAATTTACCCTTAGTTGAATGTTATCCTAGTCAACTCAATCAAGTGTTTATGAATGTTTTAGCAAATGCCATTGATGCCATTGAAGAAGCGGGACAACAGGGAGAGATGAAAAACCAAATTCCTACCCTGAAAATTTGTACAACCCAACCCGATCCCCAATCAATTTTAATTGAAATTTCTGATAATGGAATGGGCATACCAGAAGAGATTCTTCCGCGAGTCTTTGAACCCTTATTTACCACAAAGCCTATGGGTCATGGAACTGGATTGGGATTAGTGATTGCCTACCAAATTATTGAAAAACATCAGGGTAAACTCAATCTTGATTCAACCCCAGGACAAGGAACAAATGTCAAAATCTGGCTTCCGGCTACTTCTTAA
- a CDS encoding GAF domain-containing protein has translation MNFSSTPNEFNNIEDFEHKPDSADPGLQRFARRLKTSMGRDTLIQKELDKLRTQLKCDRVILYYFYSQWKGQVTFESLSNATLSIYGSTGADECFNHQYAQDYQNGRITAITDIETESLHPCHQNFLRSLSIRANLVVPVIVSNELWGLLIAHHCQHPHVWNSAELDGMKVVAETLSTAPEIIDFKK, from the coding sequence ATGAATTTTTCTTCAACTCCAAACGAATTCAACAACATCGAAGACTTTGAACATAAACCAGATTCAGCCGATCCGGGTTTACAACGATTTGCACGGCGGTTGAAAACAAGCATGGGACGAGATACTTTAATCCAAAAAGAACTGGATAAACTGAGAACTCAACTGAAATGTGATCGGGTTATTTTATATTATTTTTATTCTCAATGGAAAGGGCAAGTCACCTTTGAATCGTTGAGCAATGCCACCTTATCAATCTATGGTTCTACAGGTGCAGATGAGTGTTTTAATCATCAATATGCTCAGGATTATCAAAATGGAAGAATTACGGCGATCACGGATATTGAAACTGAATCTCTTCATCCTTGTCATCAAAATTTTTTACGCAGTCTTTCTATTCGTGCCAATTTAGTCGTTCCTGTTATTGTTTCTAACGAACTTTGGGGTTTATTAATTGCTCATCATTGTCAACATCCTCATGTTTGGAATTCGGCAGAATTAGATGGGATGAAAGTCGTGGCAGAAACTTTATCAACTGCCCCTGAAATTATTGATTTTAAGAAGTAG
- a CDS encoding mechanosensitive ion channel family protein, which produces MLTKEQQQELLTLLFSLISEFGTRILISILILLLGLWLAKFIQRLSQRLMIRAQLEPTLIRFLVNLIYIAAVTFVVLATLGKLGIQTTSFIAVLGAAGLAIGLALQGSLSNFASGVFMIIFRPFKVHDYIEGGGVEGTVEEISIFTTLLTTPDNKIIIIPNSKLYGDKIVNHSIQPMRRVDLKLNFSYNTNLEQLRELFLTLVQADQRILSEPTPGLEVQEIAGSGIKILLTVWVATPDYSLVRSDLNERLKQSLDAQGILLV; this is translated from the coding sequence ATGCTTACAAAGGAACAGCAACAGGAATTATTAACCCTATTGTTCTCATTAATTAGCGAGTTTGGGACTCGAATTTTGATATCAATCCTGATTTTATTATTGGGTTTGTGGTTAGCAAAATTTATACAACGTTTGAGTCAACGTTTAATGATTCGGGCACAATTGGAGCCAACGCTAATTCGATTTCTAGTCAACTTAATTTATATTGCGGCGGTTACTTTTGTCGTGTTGGCAACTCTGGGAAAACTCGGAATTCAAACCACATCTTTTATTGCTGTTTTAGGGGCGGCTGGGTTAGCAATTGGTTTAGCCTTACAAGGGTCTTTATCCAATTTTGCGTCCGGTGTGTTTATGATTATTTTCCGACCCTTTAAAGTTCACGATTATATTGAAGGAGGCGGAGTCGAAGGAACCGTTGAGGAAATTTCAATTTTTACAACTCTTTTAACCACACCCGACAACAAAATTATTATTATTCCCAATAGTAAACTTTACGGCGATAAAATTGTTAATCACTCTATTCAACCCATGCGCCGTGTAGATTTAAAATTGAATTTCAGTTATAATACTAATCTGGAGCAACTTCGAGAATTATTTCTGACTCTCGTTCAAGCTGATCAACGAATTCTCTCAGAACCTACACCTGGTCTGGAGGTTCAGGAAATTGCGGGGAGTGGGATTAAGATTTTATTAACAGTTTGGGTGGCGACTCCTGACTACTCTCTGGTACGTTCCGATCTCAATGAACGTCTGAAACAAAGCTTAGATGCTCAGGGGATTTTATTAGTTTAA
- a CDS encoding ABC transporter ATP-binding protein, with protein MATFRDLGQSYRKYLSLSILSISASSTFELIDLMVPYAIGQTLNVLSNQPVDKLTQYLIQGISNLTGIAQTPQLSLGVLLSLIFCVTVVKAPIQPWLGVWYHWLITLKTRRDQYQNSLQKILTLPLEFYDENNPGRIASRVAKGISNQTWTYPEIAGQLIPKLIRVLGILVIIAWISWPIAIFFLLSFMLILVFSLKTLKRLIDLEEIIAQYEENTESRNSEIITNIKTVKAFATESQELKRQTTRLNREFKIVVGRIHRGYVHLITRQATCVQFSLFIVLGFTLAATISGYISLGYFVTIYTLASMAYSEITPISNIAEVFARRYASMIRLHEFMQLPRGQDAGDLTLNKTEVLGENSYQFNGKIEFCQVSFGYNPNTPVLQNINLLIEPYQTVALVGRSGSGKSTLVKLLFRYFEPDQGQILIDGIDIRNLNIRGYRKRLAIVHQEVDIFNGTLLENLTYGNPHATFTEVKEACKIAKADEFIQQLAKGYSTPVGERGVRLSGGQKQRLGIARALLVNPDILIFDEATSSLDYESERAIQLAMQNILGTRTTLIIAHRLSTIREADQIVVLDQGQIAEVGTHEALLQHQGIYQRLHTLQETGELLV; from the coding sequence ATGGCGACCTTTCGGGATCTCGGTCAATCTTACCGAAAATATTTATCTTTATCTATCCTAAGCATTAGTGCATCTAGTACCTTTGAACTGATTGATTTAATGGTTCCTTATGCTATAGGACAAACGCTCAATGTCCTCTCAAATCAACCTGTTGATAAATTAACCCAATATTTGATTCAAGGAATCTCTAATTTAACGGGAATTGCCCAAACCCCTCAGCTTTCTTTAGGAGTTTTATTAAGTTTAATATTCTGTGTTACTGTTGTTAAAGCTCCAATACAGCCTTGGTTAGGGGTTTGGTATCATTGGTTAATTACATTAAAAACTCGTCGAGATCAATATCAGAATTCTTTGCAAAAAATTCTTACCCTTCCTTTAGAGTTTTATGATGAAAATAACCCTGGACGAATTGCTAGTCGAGTTGCAAAAGGGATTTCTAACCAAACTTGGACATATCCTGAAATTGCGGGTCAACTGATTCCTAAACTTATACGGGTCTTAGGAATTCTTGTAATTATTGCCTGGATTTCCTGGCCGATTGCTATCTTCTTTTTATTGTCTTTTATGCTAATTTTGGTTTTTAGCTTAAAAACATTGAAACGGCTAATCGACTTAGAAGAAATTATCGCCCAGTATGAAGAAAATACTGAAAGTCGCAATTCTGAGATTATTACAAATATCAAAACGGTTAAAGCATTTGCAACGGAATCTCAGGAGTTAAAACGACAAACTACTCGTTTAAATCGCGAGTTTAAAATAGTAGTTGGTCGGATTCACAGAGGCTATGTTCATTTAATTACTCGTCAAGCAACCTGTGTACAATTTAGTCTATTTATAGTCTTAGGATTTACCTTAGCTGCAACGATTTCAGGTTATATTTCTCTAGGGTATTTTGTCACTATCTATACTCTAGCGAGTATGGCTTATTCTGAAATTACACCGATTAGTAATATTGCAGAAGTTTTCGCCCGTCGCTATGCGTCAATGATTCGTTTACACGAATTTATGCAGTTACCAAGGGGACAAGATGCGGGCGATTTAACGCTCAATAAAACCGAGGTTCTTGGGGAAAATTCCTATCAATTTAACGGAAAAATAGAATTCTGTCAGGTGAGTTTTGGCTATAATCCCAATACTCCGGTTTTACAGAATATCAATTTATTGATTGAACCTTATCAAACCGTAGCCTTAGTTGGACGTTCGGGTTCAGGAAAATCAACATTAGTGAAACTGCTGTTTCGTTATTTTGAACCTGATCAGGGTCAGATTTTAATTGATGGAATTGATATTCGCAATTTGAATATTAGGGGTTATCGTAAACGGTTGGCTATTGTGCATCAAGAGGTGGATATTTTTAATGGAACTTTGTTAGAAAATCTGACCTATGGCAATCCTCATGCAACCTTTACAGAAGTTAAAGAAGCTTGTAAAATTGCTAAAGCAGATGAGTTTATTCAACAACTTGCGAAGGGCTATTCTACCCCCGTAGGAGAACGAGGCGTGCGGTTATCAGGCGGACAAAAACAACGGCTGGGAATTGCACGAGCCTTATTAGTAAATCCTGATATTTTAATTTTTGATGAAGCCACATCCAGTTTAGATTATGAATCAGAACGGGCGATCCAATTAGCCATGCAAAATATATTAGGAACACGCACAACCCTGATTATTGCCCATCGCTTGAGTACCATTCGAGAAGCGGATCAAATTGTAGTGTTAGATCAAGGTCAAATTGCAGAAGTGGGAACCCATGAAGCCCTGCTTCAACACCAGGGAATTTATCAACGTTTACATACTTTACAAGAAACAGGCGAATTATTGGTTTAA
- a CDS encoding DnaJ domain-containing protein, producing the protein MFEIKQGLFQFEFTDNHAILGVSLEADFEDIRKRYMRIARRLHPDTCPFDNPQDHELAKQLLAKLVSPAYNQFSKEGERKEYILLLKTMGDRTVKEQHNLKLQTEAAQKLMQASDYQTAYEAAIKELAKNQYESPQKVLEIIGKISELNLIYLLRKNQKGGVSPAPSAKVIDQTPPPPSVMPKKDSFVEQACRRAEQLMASQNYAQAILELKDAIKREPDNSHCHGLLGLVYLKQNQPKLATPHINRALQLNPKQPQALEAKKQLEKATPQAGAKAKTAQQTAKKSEGGLFGGLFGGKKK; encoded by the coding sequence ATGTTTGAAATTAAACAAGGGTTATTTCAGTTTGAGTTTACAGATAATCATGCGATTTTAGGGGTTTCCCTAGAAGCAGACTTTGAGGACATTCGCAAACGCTATATGCGGATCGCCCGTCGTTTGCATCCTGATACTTGTCCCTTTGACAACCCCCAGGATCACGAGTTAGCCAAGCAATTATTAGCGAAGTTAGTCAGTCCGGCCTATAATCAGTTTTCAAAAGAAGGTGAACGTAAAGAATATATTCTGCTGTTAAAAACCATGGGCGATCGCACGGTCAAAGAACAGCATAACCTAAAATTACAAACGGAAGCAGCCCAAAAACTGATGCAAGCTTCTGACTATCAAACCGCTTATGAAGCTGCTATTAAAGAGTTAGCTAAAAATCAATATGAATCCCCTCAAAAAGTCTTAGAAATTATTGGTAAAATTAGTGAGTTAAACTTAATTTATCTCCTCCGTAAAAATCAAAAAGGGGGTGTTTCTCCGGCTCCATCTGCCAAAGTGATCGATCAAACTCCACCGCCACCTTCTGTAATGCCGAAGAAAGATTCTTTTGTTGAACAAGCTTGCCGCCGTGCAGAACAGTTAATGGCGAGTCAAAACTATGCCCAGGCAATTTTAGAGTTAAAAGATGCCATTAAACGAGAACCCGATAATAGTCATTGTCATGGTTTATTGGGGTTAGTTTATTTAAAACAAAATCAACCGAAACTCGCTACACCCCATATTAATCGAGCCTTACAATTAAACCCAAAACAACCTCAAGCCTTAGAAGCTAAAAAACAACTGGAAAAAGCCACACCCCAAGCTGGAGCAAAAGCCAAAACAGCCCAACAAACTGCTAAAAAATCAGAAGGAGGTTTATTTGGGGGCTTATTTGGAGGGAAGAAGAAGTAG
- a CDS encoding ATP phosphoribosyltransferase regulatory subunit — protein MVYQPPSGARDLLPLDVTQKVWIERRLQQVFHCWGYHQIITSTLERLDTLMAGGAVQPSTVIQLQDSENQGLGLRPELTASIARAAVTRMGNLQSWPQRLYYNANVFRKQKTIDQGQQLEFYQAGVELLGAGGLRADSEILLLLRDCLQTLGLNNTDLILGEAGLTQSLLSPFPPKEREKVRTAIANLDRIGLESLSLTSELRERALFLFDLRGRPETVLSQVSQLDLDSSQRQAVNNLKSLIELLQKCWENSKIQPAITLDLSLVQTFDYYTGIVFIAVSDTASGARVLGQGGRYDQLLGLYHPQGKTEPGIGFSLNLEDLHQVLLGQGELPHQTPASDWLVVAQTPEADAATFAYASQLRQSSELVRVEVELEHRETAEEIRDYARRRGIDQIAWVDVNGDPKIEKIV, from the coding sequence ATGGTTTATCAACCCCCGTCGGGTGCGCGAGATTTACTTCCCCTCGATGTTACCCAAAAAGTTTGGATTGAACGGCGCTTACAACAGGTGTTTCACTGTTGGGGCTATCATCAAATTATTACCTCAACCTTGGAACGGTTGGACACGCTGATGGCTGGGGGTGCGGTACAACCCTCAACGGTGATTCAACTCCAAGATTCTGAAAATCAGGGGTTAGGACTGCGCCCTGAATTAACGGCGTCCATTGCTAGGGCGGCAGTGACTCGCATGGGGAATCTACAATCTTGGCCCCAACGTTTGTATTACAACGCCAATGTTTTCCGCAAACAAAAGACAATTGATCAGGGACAACAGTTAGAATTTTATCAAGCAGGTGTGGAACTTTTGGGTGCTGGCGGATTACGCGCTGATTCAGAAATTCTGCTTTTATTGCGAGACTGTTTGCAAACTTTGGGGTTAAATAATACTGATTTAATTCTGGGAGAAGCAGGTTTAACTCAATCGTTATTATCGCCTTTTCCGCCTAAAGAACGGGAAAAAGTAAGAACGGCGATCGCTAATTTAGATCGAATTGGTTTAGAATCGTTATCACTTACTTCAGAACTGCGAGAACGAGCCTTATTTTTATTTGATTTACGAGGTCGTCCAGAAACCGTATTATCCCAAGTTTCTCAACTGGATTTAGATTCATCTCAACGACAAGCGGTAAATAACCTCAAATCCTTAATAGAATTATTGCAAAAATGTTGGGAAAATTCAAAAATTCAACCTGCAATAACCTTAGATTTAAGTTTAGTTCAAACCTTTGATTATTATACGGGAATTGTATTTATTGCCGTCAGTGATACCGCATCCGGGGCAAGGGTATTAGGGCAGGGAGGACGTTATGACCAACTTCTCGGTCTGTATCATCCCCAAGGCAAAACAGAACCGGGAATTGGCTTCTCCTTGAATCTTGAAGACTTGCATCAAGTGTTATTGGGACAAGGTGAATTACCGCATCAAACCCCGGCTAGTGATTGGTTGGTGGTGGCCCAAACCCCAGAAGCCGATGCGGCGACTTTTGCCTATGCCAGTCAGTTAAGGCAGTCCAGCGAGTTAGTCCGGGTAGAAGTGGAGTTAGAACACCGGGAAACTGCTGAAGAGATTCGGGACTATGCTCGTCGTCGAGGCATTGATCAAATTGCTTGGGTTGATGTTAACGGCGACCCCAAAATTGAAAAAATTGTTTAA
- a CDS encoding ferredoxin family protein, giving the protein MSHTIVTDICEGVADCVGACPVACIHEGPGKNTKGTNWYWIDFSTCIDCGICLQVCPVEGAIVAEERPELQKTPH; this is encoded by the coding sequence ATGTCACATACTATTGTTACGGACATTTGTGAAGGTGTAGCTGATTGTGTTGGGGCTTGTCCCGTTGCTTGTATTCATGAAGGCCCTGGAAAAAATACAAAAGGAACGAATTGGTATTGGATTGATTTTTCCACCTGTATTGACTGCGGAATTTGTCTACAAGTTTGTCCGGTTGAAGGTGCAATTGTAGCAGAAGAACGCCCCGAATTACAGAAAACGCCTCATTAA